In Desulfosediminicola ganghwensis, a single window of DNA contains:
- a CDS encoding amino acid ABC transporter substrate-binding protein, giving the protein MKRITRTLTTAALTLCLSAGLAQAATKDEVLKRGYLQCGVSTGLPGFSNPDEKGNWTGLDVEMCRAVAAATLGDATKVKFVPLTAKERFTALQSGEVDILSRNTTWTLTRDSSLGLNFTGTSYYDGQGFMVSKNLGVASALELDGAAVCIQSGTTTELNLADYFKQNKMEYKPIVFDTSDQTVKGFEAGRCDVLTSDQSQLYGLRIKLAKPEEAIVLPEVISKEPLGPVVRQGDDAWFNIVKWSLYAMVNGEELGVTSANIDTMKDTPNPAVKRLLGLEGIKGEGLGLADDWCYQVIKQVGNYGEMFDRTVGTSSALKIGRGLNALWTQGGLQYAPPIR; this is encoded by the coding sequence ATGAAGAGAATTACCCGGACACTTACAACTGCAGCACTGACGCTTTGTCTTTCAGCCGGCCTCGCCCAGGCAGCTACCAAGGATGAGGTTCTGAAACGCGGCTACCTGCAGTGCGGGGTCTCAACAGGTCTGCCGGGATTTTCCAATCCGGATGAGAAAGGAAACTGGACCGGTCTCGATGTTGAAATGTGTCGAGCCGTGGCTGCCGCAACACTGGGTGACGCCACCAAGGTTAAGTTCGTACCGCTCACAGCCAAAGAGCGATTCACCGCCCTGCAGTCAGGCGAAGTTGATATTCTCTCTAGAAACACAACCTGGACCCTCACCAGAGATTCTTCCCTCGGTCTGAACTTCACCGGTACCAGTTATTACGATGGACAGGGATTCATGGTCTCCAAAAATCTCGGGGTCGCAAGCGCACTCGAGCTTGATGGTGCGGCGGTTTGTATCCAGTCCGGTACCACAACCGAGCTGAACCTTGCCGATTACTTCAAGCAGAACAAGATGGAGTACAAGCCTATAGTTTTCGATACCTCCGATCAGACCGTTAAAGGTTTCGAAGCTGGTCGCTGTGATGTACTCACCTCCGATCAGTCCCAGCTTTACGGTCTGCGCATCAAGCTTGCCAAGCCTGAAGAGGCCATTGTGCTTCCTGAAGTAATTTCCAAAGAGCCTCTGGGGCCGGTTGTACGCCAGGGTGACGATGCCTGGTTTAATATCGTCAAGTGGAGCCTCTATGCAATGGTGAATGGTGAAGAGCTTGGTGTTACCTCAGCCAATATCGATACCATGAAAGATACCCCAAACCCCGCCGTGAAGCGTCTGCTTGGTCTCGAAGGCATCAAGGGTGAAGGTCTCGGCCTGGCAGATGACTGGTGTTACCAGGTTATCAAGCAGGTCGGCAATTACGGTGAAATGTTCGACCGCACCGTTGGTACCTCCTCTGCGCTGAAAATCGGCCGTGGCCTGAACGCCCTCTGGACTCAGGGTGGGCTGCAGTATGCCCCGCCTATCCGCTAG